A region of the Ignavibacteria bacterium genome:
TCTTAATTCCCTTTTACTGAATGAATTTTTTGGAGTATTGCAATGATAAAAACATTTATGATGCCAATTTTTCATTAATTCAAAATATTGATTAATAAAATTTATGTCAAGAATGCAAATCATTGTCAGTGTTTAATAAAAGCTCAACTATGAAGAGCCAGACTCATAATGACGAGATTATTGGTTATTATTAAAATAATATTATAGAACGGTTGACATTACATTCATATTTTTTTAGCTTAAAATAAACAACATAAATACTTAAGGAGGTATGATGAAAAAAATACTTACACTTCTTCTTGTTCTCCTCGTTACTTCACTTAGTTATACACAAGTTCGACATTCCACAGCCTATGATTATCCGCTGCTGACTGGATCTTCTGTAGATTCTGTTCTTAACGGTTTGAAAAGTATCCGTGGCTGTTACTTTGAAACGGATATGGATGGTGATGGAAAGTCAGAAATTGGTCTAACCAATTATTTCGACCAAGGACACGTACATTTGTTTGAAACAGTTGGGAATGATTCAATTAAATTGGTTTGGTCTTCCCCAAAGGTTGCTAGTGCCGGTGGAGGCTCCACCCCTCGATATGTATTATTCGGTGATTTGGATAATGATGGTAAAAAGGAGATCATATTCCAGAGTTCCGGTAATGGAATTTTCATATTTGAATGGGATGGAGTAGTCGGTAGTGACAATTATGGTACGATCCCCTCACAAGTAATTAACTCGACCACATTGCCTGAAATGACAGGCGTAAGTGGAAGTACTGAGTATATGGAAATCGACGACATTGATACCGATGGCCAGAATGAATTATGCGTATTTTACAACTCCTCTCCAAACGCTAATGATAAATTTTTCATAATAAGTGCAATTGGAGATTGGAATACCAATGATCCTGGATTTTCAGGTTTCACTGCTGAGTATTCAAAAAGCAGAGTTGATCTTATCAATTGGGGTATGAATGGAGGAACACCCTACTCGATGCATATTGCACAATTCGACGGAGCTGGAAACAAAGAACTTTTGTTCCAAGCTTGGAATTTCAAAAATGTTTCTCCAGTTAGAATCCCAACAGCAAACACATATCTTGAAGCTGATACTACTATTGGAAAACAAAACTACTTCCTGACTGGAACCTACGATGATGTAGCGTTATTCGGTGGTGGTACATTTGATATTGATAAAGATGGCAGAGAGGAAGTTTACTTGCCAAATTATCACGCAACAGGAAGTCCGTATATGGGCACTGTTCACATGATAAGTTACAATTCAGGAGAATCTACTACTATCATAGATTCAACAAATGTAACTACTTTGAACTTCAAAGACGCAGGGGTCCTTGATGATCTTTTAGTTACTTTCGGTTTTGGCTATGGCGATATAGACAAAGACGGAAAACCGAACATCTACACATCAAGCACTTATGGGAGTACTGGTTGTAATGTTTTAACTGCAGAATTCCAAGGTGGTGATAAGAGAAATTTAGCAAATTGGACATTTGCGAAATTATATAGAGGTGATCCAACTATATATACAACCCGAATCATAAAAGATTCACTTGGTAATAAGGATACCACACTTACGATAGACAACGCTTTCGCTTCGAAGATATTTGCTCGTTATACTGATTTTGATAAAGACGGTTTTGAGGATATTTTACTTCCTTATCAGGCTTTGTCAGATAGTGTGACTCATATTACGCTAACATGGAACTCTGGTACAAGCAAATTCGATTCTGTGTCTGTTAGAGCAGCGAATCCAAAACGATGGAGCTTCCGGATCATTGAAGGGACAATTTCTACTGGGGTTGAGGCAAAGGATCTAACTGTTATAACTCCTGACGACTATGAACTTTATCAGAATTATCCGAATCCATTCAATCCATCAACTGAAATTTCGTTCTTCCTGCCAATTACAGATAAAATTTCTTTAAAGATTTACAATCAGCTCGGACAGGAAGTGAAAACTCTTATTGCAGAAAAAGAGCACATTAACGGAAGGCATTCTGTAGTTTGGGATGGAATGAACAATTTTGGCGGTAAAGTTTCAAGCGGGATTTACATTGCACAATTGAAATTCGGAAACTTCAGCAAAGAAATTAAAATGATGATGATTAAATGATGAAATCGTTGAACCTGCCTTTCGGCAGACAGGTCAGAAATCCCGACCTTTCGGGATTGATACTGAAGAAAGAACGAATAAATTGTTCTTCAAATAAAAACCCAATCTTTTAATAGATTGGGTTTTTTTATTAATTACTACTCAACTACACAGGACATACAAATCAAAAAGATGCCATCTTAAAGATAGAAAAGATTCCATCTCCCCAGATCCTGATTTGGTTGGTAAGAGATGGAATCTTTTCCGTTAAGCAAGCAAGAGTTTAAATTTGAAACTCTGCTGCATACTTATCATAATCGCGGGCGAATTGAGTTTCAGGAAAATCCCTCTTCATTTGATCAAGAATTTTCTTTGCTCTCTCCTTATCACCTACTAAAGAATATGTCCTTGCAGCATTAGTTAAATATTCAGGAGTAACGGCAGCATTTTTAACTACATTTGCAGCTTTCATAAAATATTCAGCAGCCATTTTTAAGTCATTTTTAATTTCATAGCAAGATGCAATTCCAGCATATGCGGCAGCTTTCATTAAGTCTATATCTCCTGAGTAACCATCATAATACTTTTTAGCTTCGTCAATATTTCCGAGACTCATATATGAATTTGCTAAATATAATTTAGCAGTCTCACCAGATTCAGTGCTGCCATAGTCTTCCACAAGAGCTTTCAATCCTCGTATGTTTTTTCCCGGCACTCCATCGATCGCTTGTTGATAGGATGCTTGATCATATAACTTCAATACTCGTGCGAGTTCAGTGTTTGCAACTTCAGCATTTTCTTTTGACTTGTTGGCTAAGAATATTATCACGAACGCTATCAAAACAATTGCTCCAGCAGCTCCGAGAATAACTTTTTGATAGTTCAAATAAAAATTCTTTACCTTAAAATAGTTTTCAACAAGTTTATCTTGCTTAATCTCTCTCTTACTTATTTTCTTTTTTGGAGCTAACATTTTATAACCTTTTCTTAATTAAATTTCGATTGCAAAAATAATAAAACTTTTTTAAATGATTCTATCTTTTCAAAGCTTCACAGCTAAGATTCGCACATGATTCCATCTTTTGGCATTGTTGATAGTGATTTGAAAAGATGGAATCATTCCAGCTTCTATTGACTTTGCCCAAATCTTATATGGTTCGAGAAAATCCAAGCATTCCCATCCAAGTAAACTTCGACACGATAAACACCGTGATTCACAATTTCCCAAATTCCTTCCGAACCAATAGTTGAGTCGATTATCTCACCATTTTTTACCAATTTTATTTCACCAATCACATTGGGTAAGTTTACTCGGAATCGAGTTTTTTTCAAAGACTTGGGAATATCATCTCCCATTTGAAAAATTTGGTTTCCTGCTTCAGCAAAAAATTTAAACCCGTTTGGTTCGGCATGATAAAAATTACCGATGTAGCATCTTCCTTCAATTAAAGACGAATAAACCATATTTTTATTTGCCTCAATACTTTCAGGAGAATTATCTTTATTCAATTCCTTAGGGCAGAGAATAACCGTTCTAACAGATTTGAATAAAACTTTATATGGAAAAATTTCTACTTCGAAAAAACCTAACACGTTTTGTTTATGAGCGTGAGCATCTACCCCGCCAATTCCAACAATTTTTCTTTTCTGCGCAATCTTATCCCAAATCTTTAAAGCTTTCACATCAGGTGCTGAAACAGATTTTAGTGGATGTATAAAACGCTGGTACTTATTTTGTTCGGTCAGCCCTTCCATCCATTCTGACATGTGATTCCAGACTTCTATTCCTGTGAAGTCTTCACTATCCCACGCTGTCCAGGGATAGGGTGGATGCTTTTCCATGTGATTCCTTTTTTCGAAGGGATGCGCAACAAATCCAAATCCACCTTCATCCTTAATACGCCTAACATATTCTTGAGCTGTGATTCTATTGTCGTATGATTTTGAGATCCCGAAAGCAAGGTAATGGTTTTCATTTTTTTGATCGTTTATTTCAGTACCGATTAAAACAAGAGTATTATCGTACCAGCCTTCTAATCCATCTTTTAGAGGACGCAAAGTGTTATGGTCTGTCATCATTACGACATTTACACCGACTTCAGATGCATATCTCGCTATCTCGGGAATTTCCCCTGAACCATCGGAATATTTGGAATGGACATGAATTACGGAACTTATTTCGTACATAGCTGGAACTAACGAAGAGACTTATTGCAAATTTTTCAATGCTTCTTTAGCGAGTTTGCCATAATCAGACTCAGACAATGCGAGTTTTTCCCAAACCTTTTTTGCATCGGTCTTATTGCCTTGAGTTACATAAATAATTCCAAGATTATAAGAAGCGAGTTCATTTTTGGGATCGAGTTTTAAAATTGACCTCAAATACTTTTCTGAATTGGGGATGTCCTGCATTCTGTAGTTCAATTCAGCAAGTGCAAACATGACATCTTTACGATTTGGATCAATTTTCAAAATCTTTTCAAAATAGATTGCAGATTCACTCATATTATGAGCCTCAGTATAAAGTTCGGCTAATTCAGCTAAAGCTGCAGTATCTTTTGGATTTTTTTCTGTGTAAGTTTTTAAAGAATCAATTAATTGAAGGAAAGATTGAGCAACATTTGCTTTTCCAGGCATGCCATGCGGTGCTTTCATATTGCCGTGGATATCATCCTCTGGCATATTGCTCTCAGAAAATTCTTTTTCCCCCGGTGTATCCGATCTAGAAATAATTATGTACGTTAAAAGTGCGATTACTAAAACAGCGACAATTATATAAACATATTTAAAGTTGAATTTCATTTTTTTTAATCGACCTCATATAAAGTTTTGTATTGTACTTTTTTATCAGCAATACAAGTTGATGTAATGTCATAAACTAAATTTCCAATTTCCTCAGTCGGAACATCATCAAAATTTTCAAAGTCTTCAGAATTCTTGAATATGTAAATTTCTTCAAAGTAATTTTTTCTTTTTTCATCTCGAAAAACTACATATTCGTATTCGCGTCCCGCCATCAAGGTTTTAAGTTTCGAAATTTTTTCCAAATAAATTTCGATTTTGTCATCACTGACCTGATATTCTGCACTAAAAATTACTCGAGCCATATATTCTCCATATTTCTTCTGTTTTCCCCCTTTTTGGCAACAAATTTACGAAGGTATTGCCTCAACTCCAATTAAATAGTGGAAAAATCTATTTTGCCTTCAAATACCTGTTTTGCAGGTCCGATTAAAGAAATGTTGGTAAATTTTCCTTCATCATATTTGAAATCCACCTGCAAAACCTC
Encoded here:
- a CDS encoding T9SS type A sorting domain-containing protein, producing MMKKILTLLLVLLVTSLSYTQVRHSTAYDYPLLTGSSVDSVLNGLKSIRGCYFETDMDGDGKSEIGLTNYFDQGHVHLFETVGNDSIKLVWSSPKVASAGGGSTPRYVLFGDLDNDGKKEIIFQSSGNGIFIFEWDGVVGSDNYGTIPSQVINSTTLPEMTGVSGSTEYMEIDDIDTDGQNELCVFYNSSPNANDKFFIISAIGDWNTNDPGFSGFTAEYSKSRVDLINWGMNGGTPYSMHIAQFDGAGNKELLFQAWNFKNVSPVRIPTANTYLEADTTIGKQNYFLTGTYDDVALFGGGTFDIDKDGREEVYLPNYHATGSPYMGTVHMISYNSGESTTIIDSTNVTTLNFKDAGVLDDLLVTFGFGYGDIDKDGKPNIYTSSTYGSTGCNVLTAEFQGGDKRNLANWTFAKLYRGDPTIYTTRIIKDSLGNKDTTLTIDNAFASKIFARYTDFDKDGFEDILLPYQALSDSVTHITLTWNSGTSKFDSVSVRAANPKRWSFRIIEGTISTGVEAKDLTVITPDDYELYQNYPNPFNPSTEISFFLPITDKISLKIYNQLGQEVKTLIAEKEHINGRHSVVWDGMNNFGGKVSSGIYIAQLKFGNFSKEIKMMMIK
- a CDS encoding histidinol-phosphatase — encoded protein: MYEISSVIHVHSKYSDGSGEIPEIARYASEVGVNVVMMTDHNTLRPLKDGLEGWYDNTLVLIGTEINDQKNENHYLAFGISKSYDNRITAQEYVRRIKDEGGFGFVAHPFEKRNHMEKHPPYPWTAWDSEDFTGIEVWNHMSEWMEGLTEQNKYQRFIHPLKSVSAPDVKALKIWDKIAQKRKIVGIGGVDAHAHKQNVLGFFEVEIFPYKVLFKSVRTVILCPKELNKDNSPESIEANKNMVYSSLIEGRCYIGNFYHAEPNGFKFFAEAGNQIFQMGDDIPKSLKKTRFRVNLPNVIGEIKLVKNGEIIDSTIGSEGIWEIVNHGVYRVEVYLDGNAWIFSNHIRFGQSQ
- a CDS encoding tetratricopeptide repeat protein, with translation MKFNFKYVYIIVAVLVIALLTYIIISRSDTPGEKEFSESNMPEDDIHGNMKAPHGMPGKANVAQSFLQLIDSLKTYTEKNPKDTAALAELAELYTEAHNMSESAIYFEKILKIDPNRKDVMFALAELNYRMQDIPNSEKYLRSILKLDPKNELASYNLGIIYVTQGNKTDAKKVWEKLALSESDYGKLAKEALKNLQ